Genomic window (Escherichia fergusonii ATCC 35469):
GCGCCAGCGCCCAACGATCGCTCTGCGCAGCCAGATGCTGACGTAACGCTTCCACGGTTGGGAAATCCGCAGCTACTTCGGCTGCATCTGTTCCTACCAACTCGCGCACCTGGGCGAAAAAAAGAACTTTAATCATCCGCTTCCACCTTAAAGTCACCCGACTTGCCACCGCTCTTCGCCAGCAAACGTACCGGACCAATCACCATATCTTTTTGCACCGCTTTACACATGTCATAAATGGTCAGCGCGGCCACGGAGGCCGCCGTTAACGCTTCCATTTCGACGCCGGTTTTCCCGGTCAGGCGGCATAAGGTTTCTATACGCACCCGATTGTGCTCCGGCTCGGCCTGCAAATTGACTTCAACTTTACTGAGCATCAGCGGATGACAAAGCGGGATCAAATCCCATGTGCGTTTTGCTGCCTGAATACCGGCGATACGCGCAGTGGCAAATACGTCACCTTTGTGGTGGCGACCATCAATGAT
Coding sequences:
- the moaD gene encoding molybdopterin synthase sulfur carrier subunit translates to MIKVLFFAQVRELVGTDAAEVAADFPTVEALRQHLAAQSDRWALALEDGKLLAAVNQTLVSFDHPLTDGDEVAFFPPVTGG
- the moaC gene encoding cyclic pyranopterin monophosphate synthase MoaC encodes the protein MSQLTHINAAGEAHMVDVSAKAETVREARAEAFVTMRSETLAMIIDGRHHKGDVFATARIAGIQAAKRTWDLIPLCHPLMLSKVEVNLQAEPEHNRVRIETLCRLTGKTGVEMEALTAASVAALTIYDMCKAVQKDMVIGPVRLLAKSGGKSGDFKVEADD